One Ooceraea biroi isolate clonal line C1 chromosome 6, Obir_v5.4, whole genome shotgun sequence genomic window carries:
- the LOC105284126 gene encoding uncharacterized protein LOC105284126, translated as MSDHVVVESTFELSAFMKAGVMADSERDSGSCSGADEDSRSGLHSPTASEDSVEVQVTPISLRNKRKLAEPRKIQEPAVIATPLKKRRFDPISAERTITTVDQEETRSVSTPSPFRPWIPVSCKNESKTVTATTSPTTTTTTTTSPVTISSTSTTTVTSTAPTVTSTIPLTKINENEEEERRREQDETMQRLHESITRLQQCGHNRSAVSSRRESRHRPFDAGATLTTPPTMPLVNGLPPRLQDEPLSLVVRDEAPRVPSHPAVSGTYEKTPSYMMDHLLASSSGHDHPNHQVHQTHQTHQVSSTSSRHHHQGGQQRNYKNMTRERRIEANARERTRVHTISAAFDTLRRAIPAYSHNQKLSKLSVLRIACSYIMTLSHILGKDEDAVTAKKNDLELGNCVDQVSKTIQTEGKLRKRKDD; from the exons ATGAGCGATCACGTGGTGGTGGAAAGTACATTCGAGCTTTCAGCTTTCATGAAAG CCGGGGTAATGGCGGATTCTGAACGTGATAGTGGCTCCTGCAGCGGCGCTGACGAGGATAGCAGGTCAGGCCTGCACTCGCCTACCGCATCCGAAGATAGTGTCGAAGTGCAAGTAACACCAATCTCATTGCGGAACAAGCGGAAGCTGGCGGAACCGCGCAAGATCCAGGAGCCGGCCGTGATCGCGACACCATTGAAGAAGAGGAGATTCGATCCGATTTCCGCGGAAAGAACGATAACTACCGTGGACCAGGAGGAGACCAGGTCGGTGAGCACGCCAAGTCCCTTCAGGCCGTGGATTCCGGTCTCCTGCAAGAACGAATCAAAGACTGTGACCGCCACGacgtcgccgacgacgacaacgacgacaacgacgtcgCCGGTGACGATCTCGAGTACTTCAACAACTACGGTGACCAGTACAGCACCAACGGTGACTTCGACGATTCCGTTAACGAAGATCAACGAaaacgaggaagaggaaagaagaagggAGCAGGATGAGACGATGCAGAGGCTACACGAGTCGATCACGAGGCTACAACAATGCGGCCACAATCGATCAGCTGTGTCGTCTCGACGAGAATCCCGTCATAGACCATTCGATGCGGGGGCGACTTTGACAACGCCGCCGACGATGCCGCTGGTGAACGGCCTACCTCCCAGACTACAGGACGAACCATTGTCTTTGGTTGTGAGGGATGAAGCGCCCAGAGTGCCGTCGCATCCTGCCGTGAGTGGCACTTACGAAAAAACGCCATCATACATGATGGACCACCTCTTGGCGTCATCATCTGGTCACGATCATCCGAATCATCAGGTTCATCAGACTCATCAGACTCACCAGGTGAGCTCCACGTCGTCCCGACATCACCATCAGGGCGGCCAGCAGAGAAACTACAAGAATATGACACGGGAGAGACGAATAGAGGCGAACGCCCGAGAGAGAACCAGGGTGCATACCATTAGTGCAGCTTTCGACACTTTGAGACGCGCTATACCCGCGTACTCGCACAACCAGAAGTTATCGAAGTTGTCCGTACTGAGGATTGCCTGTAGCTACATAATGACGCTCAGTCATATTCTCGGGAAGGACGAAGATGCAGTGACTGCAAAGAAAAACGATCTAGAACTGGGTAATTGCGTGGACCAGGTCTCCAAGACTATTCAGACGGAGGGCAAACTCAGAAAGCGGAAGGACGATTAA